The Pyrus communis chromosome 14, drPyrComm1.1, whole genome shotgun sequence sequence tgagttccactgcccacgacctttatttggtttgtcaatattcaactttgactccaaagcttgctctagcgttgtggggcttgtattcttctgaatgcgttgctcgtgaactaggagggatcctagtagctcttctgcgctcatcacctccaaatccttggattcctcaatggcagtcaccacatgctcaaacttagatgtgagtgaccggagtatcttctccacaactcgtacttcatcgagtctctcgccatttctcctcatctgatttactatcacaatgagccttgagtgatagtcggagatgctctccccttcattcatatgagcagtttcaaaatctgctcgaagtgattgtaacctcactttcttgactcgatctactcctttgtagattgtactgagtgtatcccatacttgcttgctcgttgttgcttctgcaaccttctcgaacgttgaatcttccaaaccctggtatagaagatacagcgcattttggtccttctttcgtaagtccttgagagtgttcctttgatccgcagtatatacggcttcttgctcggcagtgggtacaacatacccactactgacaacttcccatagctcctgtgatccaaacaatgctttgaattggatgcaccatctttcataattttctttcttcaatgtgggaacttggagttgcactaagttggacgccataactgctgcacctgccagaatggtattctggctctgataccaattgttggtattttacagtttactaactcaataccaaaatatgtgggtgataagtttacaaactctatcacacctctttcactttgcactctcaaataaaattggacaaagaaagaaatagagaaaggagggaagcaacaagctttggcaaaacacttggactttgatatatgaaaaaggtttacaaactgttggaataagaaagcttacaagcttcttcacaattggaagtgggattcggatgggatgatttacaatgcttgagaacttgggtatttatagcaaaccaaatgattaaactaagattatttattaccacacaaaacacattaattgcacctaataatttttattcaaccatacctaacattgcctaactttcaatgcctaactttgacattgattttcaacaatagcaacctattttgatttgaatttccaacaaatATAACCTCGAGTCGCACAGCATGCATAACAACAGGTCGTTGCAGGAACACAACAGAGAAACCCAAACACCCGACACTTCGCTATAAACATAATTGTGTTTGATGGCTGCTACTACACTTCGATCACCGGTAGGATCATCGTGATACTTATGATCGAGAAACTTGTCGAGATGCACGGAGTGGAGGCCATTATGTGCCGCATCAGTAAACATGACGCTTCGTGTTTGGCAGTGTAGACGGTCTTTGTCTTTGATCGCTATGATGAATTGCGTTGTGACGAATTTGGAGTTGGAGATCAGAGAACGCCATGACTTTGAGACGCACTCAAAGCGGCAGAAGGACTTAACTGGCAACCATGAAAGAATCTCTTGTATGACCTCGGGCGGAAGGTTGTTCGGTTTTTCCCTCAGCTGGCTTTTCATTCTCTCGAAGACAAAGAGAGAACTAATTCATCAGCAACCTATATATTAGGGTAATTTGCTTGTTATTCCAGTCCTAGTCGAGTTTTAAGTCCTGCAATGTTGGCATTGAACAAGGAATCCGGCAGGGTTAAGGGTCCCTAATCCCCATCAAAAGCTAATTAAGAAGTCTGATTAAACAGTTTACCAGAAGGACTCTACTCTCGAAAACTTCAGAATTTTTGCCGCATTTCCTTTCCTCGTAGTCGAAAACCATATTTTCACTGTAAGCCATTGTTCATGGTTTTCTCTCATTCCAGGGAAGAGGCGGACGAGCTATGCCGAACATTAGAGGAGAACGAAGATAGGCTGCGTGCTGCCTCGGAGATGGCAGATGTGCTTTATCATGGCATGGCTCTGCTGGGCCGTAAAAGCGTGAAAATGGAAGAGGTTCTGGAAATTCTTCGGCGTAGGTTTTCTCAGTCGAGTATCGAGGAAAAGAGAAACCGCAAGTCACAAGCCTAGACGCGGGCAGCTCAGTCCGTCAAAGTTGAAATCATCTGCTTTGATCACCTTTTCTCTTGTATCGTTGTATTCACTATATACTGTGGTCTTAATTTGCTAGAAGGAGTATTTCTGAACGTAAATTTGAAGATAATTTGAGTACTGTGtgtgattttaaatctcagtcATTTGGTTAACTAGTTCCGATCAACGGCAAAGATGGCAGTACCGGCGCTCAAACCATTTTAGAGTTCATTTGGAagaacttttaaaatgattgaaagtgtttttgatgaaattaattttggattccaaaagtaCTTTAGGTGTTTTTTGGAAGAAGCATCATATATATGCTTCTTGCATGAAGCACTTAAACTGTTTTTCTATGATCTACCtgaatttttactaaggattggtttcaaaaatatgaaagcatttttggtgaaattaattttggatttcaaaagcactttagGTGCTTTTCGGAAGAAGTACCAGATATAtgcttcttgcaggaagcacttAAACTGTTTTTCTAGGATCTACTtagatttttactaagaattggtttcaaaaatattttcattgaaAGCGCTTTCTTAAATTGCTTTTTCAGGATCTATTTGGATTTATATtaaggattggtttcaaaaatattttcatcaaaaatgttttcagtcattttaaaaacacttctaaatgAGTTTTTATCGTGCTGCAAGTTACAAAGGAGTGTTCTAAATGAGCCTTTATTGTGCTACAAGTTACAAAGGAGTGTTGTTAACAGGAggatttaaaaattatttaaataaaaaataaaaaggttttttcGCTGCCGGGATTCGAACCCAGTTGTGATACAATGCTCAACCAATTTATGTGCTACAGCGGAATATTTATTGATggtaaaagaattaaaaagttATTTAAAGTGAAAGAACTTGATGCTATTTGTCAcatctactaattaataaaacactcattgtcaaccaaaattttataaaattaccagtttaatcctctaattaaaacagaacatgaataagaaatatggggtagaaatgaaatttcacacaaccaaatttttttgttttttttaagtctCACCTACATATAATCCTaatatatctctaattaaaataaaaataaaaaaataaaaaaacttctcactcccacattctctatcactctcttcctctcttcttctatttcaaaaacaaaaacaaaaaattttctcacactttGTGCGTGTCTATATGCtagtaaataataaatattatctTCCCAGGGGAATACTCTTTCCAGTTAAGAGATCATATGAGGCTCATATTAGACCAACTATGATCGAATGATGTGTGATCATAATTTGCTTAGATATGAAACGGCCTGTGATCATAATTTTTGGACATAAAACGATTTGTGATCATAATTTTCTTGGATATAAAACGATGTGTgaacataatttttttggacATGAATTTAGGAAAACATGACTATATCTATACTATTTATTTACACTTTTTTATTGGAGTAAATTTTTGTAGTAATGATCTATAGCATATGttcaaattatgagaaatcAATATTACTGAGTGAATCCAAATAATTGATTAGTGCCACAAACTGATTAGTGCTTGAAGGCGTAATAGTAGTAGTAAAGACCATCAGAAGTaaaattttcctaaaaaaaaaagttcatggATCTAAACTTGGTAACTAAGAGAAAAGTTTTACAAGAACATTAACTATTAATCACGATTTTAGCTATTAGAACCCTTTGTTCAATGTTGAAGCATATTCAAAGAACAccaaaatcatgaaaaaaaaaaaagtattaaaaaCAAGGCGATTGAGCTGAATTGATCTTTCTTCACGCTTCAATCTTCAAATTACTCCTCTGACGTTGTTTAAGCGAAATAAGGCTCTCCAAGCACGTAAAAACACGACCAACTTTCCAGATTCCACGAATGCTAATCTTCCAATGGCTTTCGTCATTAAAATTGTACATGATTAACTGTTCTCCGAACACCATCAAATCATGGGACTTTGGTCTGGTTTGGTACCGatgtgattctgaaaaaagttggtatcaaaaaaagttgggagctgtttttgtgtttggtaccgattttttttcacatttgttttacataaaaatttaccaaacactataatactgttttttttttcaaaagcacttttacaaaaaaatttaccaaacactctgctgctttatttcacagctgcttattctcacaacacagcagaatcagctttttttcaaagcacagcaataccaaaccagccctttgTCCAGAAACCGGAATGTTTTAACTTCGAATATGGGATGGAGACCCTCATTTTAGTCCAAGACTCCCTCACTCCATATTCCGTCATGACCCAAAACTCGTTATATGTCCCACCACGAGGACAAGAATAATACGTTATGCATAGCCATTGTCTGAAGACTCCCAGTTTCATCCTCCGATTAGTACTTCCGACATAACCACATTCAAGCGGGAGCGGAATTTCTCGAATCCTCTCCTCCCCCGTTAGAGCGACGGAAACAATCAACCGTGACTGGTCTTCTAGTCTTTCCCCGAACCAATGGAGATCTCCATTCAGCATAATCCCTTGTTCACTTGCATAAAATCTGTAGGGAAATGATCCCTCGATCTTTCTCCAAGAATCGGTTTCCAGCGTATAAACACTAAACACAACGTCTTCATGAAAATCACCGAGCAAGAGGTTGATTAAGCGATTGTGTTTCGTGTAGAGTCCCTTAACCACCTTGTGTTCATAAGTGGAGTGATCAAATCCAATCCCATATAGATTGATTGAACTACGATACTTCTCTTCTTTTGGTATTTCTGGTAGTTTCTTGGTTTCCTTGGTGGAGGGGTTAACCAAATATAACCTCGAGTCGCACAGCATGCATAACAACAGGTCGTTGCAGGAACACAACAGGGAAACCCAAACACCCGACACTTCGCTATAAACATACTCGTGCTCGATGGCTGCTACTACACTTCGATCACCGGTATCATTAGGTCATCGTGATACTTGTGATCGAGAAACTTGTCGAGATGCACGGAGTGGAGGCCATTATGTGCCGCATCAGTAAACGTGACGCTTTGTGTTTGGCAGTGTAGACGGTCTTTGTCTTTGATCGCTTTGATGAAGTGCGTTGTGAGGAATTTGGGGTCGGAGATCAGAGAACGCCATGACTTTGAGACGCAGTCAAAGCGGCGTAAGGACTTAACTTGCCACCATGAAAGAATCTCGTGTATGACCTCGGGCGGACGGTTGTTAGGGTTTTCCCTCAGCTGGCTTTTCATTCTCTCgaagacaaagagagagaaCTAATTCATCAGCAACTTATATATTAGGGTAATTTGCTCGTTATTCTAGTCCTAGTCGAGTTTTAAGTCCTGCAATGTTGGTATTGAACAGGGAATCCGGCAGGGTTAAGGGTCCCTAATCCCCATCAAAAGCTAATTAAGGAGTCTGATGAAACAGTTCACCAGAAGAACTCTAAAACTAATTTCCGAAATAATACAGagaaattttaaatgaaattaattAGAACAATCCTTAATGCATCATTTCCGAAATAATACAATTTTTCCGGTATGCTAATCCAGTCGCTTCGTAATTAGATAAACAAGTACAATCACATGACAAAAGGTTCACATTCATGTATTTACCGGGCCTGGAATCACGAACATGTGAGATTCATCAAGAAAACAGCCGAAAAAATAGTCCACCAGAAGTGCAGTGTTCATCCACATTGTCTGTAAAGCAAACCTGGACAACTTTCTGTGACCTGTGAGATCATGCTCGGTGAATGTTGTGGATGGCTGCGGTGATACTTTGTGAATCAAATTCCATGATCTTCATCCAGTTCTCAAAGTCTCCGATTTCCTGCAACACAAACCCAGTCACAAAAGAGTCAAACTATTAGCACACTCCACTCTCGAAAACTTCAGAATTTTTGGCACCGCTATTGGCCAAAAAGAAAAGGTTAATGAGCTATGTCATGGGCAGGAGCATGACGCTTGCCCTTGTGGATTTGGTTGCGACTATAGCTCACATTtctcaaaagaaaattattttgggGGCCTCGCGCATATTTCTTCAATTCCTAGGTATAATTGTGGATGCGTTTGTAATTGATATCTTTTCTTATTTCCCATGTTGGTCCTTTTTCGTGACAAATGGCTTCCCCTTGTATTTATGTCCCAGGAAAGTTGATGTGAATGGCGATTCCACACTTGCATTCTGTGCAATCTGTGAGAGTTTCTTCCCCGTGCCGCATTTCCTTTCCTAACAAGTATCATTATGGTAGAAGTAATTTCAGTAGAAAGAGCAGTTATCTTGTTTATGCTTCCACCGGCAACTTTGACAGGGACCTCCATCTTCAATCAAAGGTACCAACTTGTCCAGTTAATTTCACTAGGTTAATGTTGATTGTGTTAACCCAAGTCAATCTGCCGTTTCATCCACTCCATGATTTGATGCTCCACATGCAGTACAGAATCCTAGTTATTGGAATGCATTTCTGGAAAGGAATGTTGCATGTGGTTGCTGTGCTGTTGCATGTGGTCGCTGTGCTGTTGCACCTGGACAGCAAGGAGGATAGTTTAATATAGCTGtgctttttattattgttgCATCCGATTGCTGCATGTGTGCTGTTGCTGCATGTGGCATCGGTGTAAAGCTTTCTCCTCATGTGGCATTGGTGAAAAGCTTTGATCTTATTGTGTATAAGTATGCCTTCCCATAAGGCtttcaaataatgaaaatgTATGACAATTCAAATCAGATAGTTCAATATGGTATCTAGAGCCTTTTTTGTTTAACGACAAAGATCCTAacctgttgttttttttttctgtccaTCATCGCTTCCATGGCTGGA is a genomic window containing:
- the LOC137714304 gene encoding histidine biosynthesis bifunctional protein hisIE, chloroplastic-like, translating into MTLRVWQCRRSLSLIAMMNCVVTNLELEIRERHDFETHSKRQKDLTGNHERISCMTSGGREEADELCRTLEENEDRLRAASEMADVLYHGMALLGRKSVKMEEVLEILRRRFSQSSIEEKRNRKSQA
- the LOC137714305 gene encoding F-box/kelch-repeat protein At3g06240-like; translated protein: MLCDSRLYLVNPSTKETKKLPEIPKEEKYRSSINLYGIGFDHSTYEHKVVKGLYTKHNRLINLLLGDFHEDVVFSVYTLETDSWRKIEGSFPYRFYASEQGIMLNGDLHWFGERLEDQSRLIVSVALTGEERIREIPLPLECGYVGSTNRRMKLGVFRQWLCITYYSCPRGGTYNEFWVMTEYGVRESWTKMRVSIPYSKLKHSGFWTKGWFGIAVL